Proteins encoded within one genomic window of Brassica rapa cultivar Chiifu-401-42 chromosome A09, CAAS_Brap_v3.01, whole genome shotgun sequence:
- the LOC108869314 gene encoding uncharacterized protein LOC108869314, which yields MNNGWGFLVDEEKGGRLLTLDTSSSFENLKAMVCEDFGIDVNMVNIELSYLPSDLINSIYSPPVIITSERQVRNFLTYVKNKASTQLCVSTQASNIAEEGSESPNREEALMESDDSSDMDSEQDVEVPDSEDDKKCDKEKINEDGVRFSLVDVVKKGQSFTSKTLLKAAFEICAMKNNFDYVVVRSDKKVWYIRCSDDDCTWRVRAEGLTGSSYFIIKKYVPDHSCAASNRKGSVRTVSAKTVGTLIMHKYETAKEGPRSDDIIQYMRMVYGVEISYSLAWDAREYAINAVKGIPEKGYEKIPKYLHMMKEANPGSHTFYERDTKGRFKYLFISFGQSSKYKGVLLVATALDGNSSLYPIAFGVVDSENDLAWNWFMRQLNMVIADDHSLAFVSDRNSSIAKAIARVYPQAHHGICIHHLLNNVVTYFSGKGVAGLVAKASKAYRAADFRKVFTAIFAISPEIGQYLIDADVRKWARCQFPGYRYDIRTTNPAESINAALRTPREFPVIPLLDSIREMMTRWFFKRRTLSSKHSKPLTIAVEKKIDRRIEKGKTFKVFPVSDHRFLVQGDTFDCSVDLVRRTCSCGKFDLMKIPCRHAIKAGFSVGIRPHTLTDDMYTTASWRSAYEESINPISVPEDAWKLPSHVEKSKMLPPESRRAAGRRKKRRYETAEDKIRSSQGTQRSTVRKCSRCGIEGHNRRTCDLAI from the exons ATGAACAATGGATGGGGATTTCTTGTTGATGAAGAAAAAGGAGGCAGGTTACTTACTTTGGACACAAGTTCAAGCTTTGAAAACCTAAAGGCTATGGTGTGTGAAGACTTTGGAATTGATGTAAACATGGTCAATATAGAGCTGAGTTATTTACCTTCCGATTTGATCAATAGCATCTACTCACCCCCTGTTATCATCACCAGTGAAAGACAAGTTCGAAATTTTCTTACATATGTAAAGAACAAAGCTTCGACGCAGTTGTGTGTGAGTACTCAAGCCTCTAACATAGCGGAAGAAGGTAGTGAGTCGCCTAACAGAGAGGAAGCGCTTATGGAGTCTGACGATTCAAGTGATATGGATTCAGAACAAGATGTTGAGGTACCTGACAGTGAAGATGACAAAAAGTGTGACAAAGAAAAGATCAATGAAGATGGTGTTCGCTTTTCTTTGGTGGATGTTGTGAAGAAGGGTCAATCTTTTACTTCCAAAACACTTTTGAAGGCAGCATTCGAAATATGTGCAATGAAAAATAATTTCGACTACGTGGTTGTCAGATCGGATAAAAAAGTATGGTACATTCGTTGCTCAGATGATGACTGCACATGGCGTGTTCGTGCAGAGGGTTTAACAGGCtcatcgtattttatcatcaaaaaGTATGTACCTGATCATTCATGTGCTGCCTCCAATAGGAAGGGTTCTGTTAGGACAGTTTCAGCAAAAACAGTGGGTACTCTGATCATGCATAAGTATGAAACTGCTAAAGAAGGACCGAGATCGGATGATATAATCCAGTATATGCGTATGGTATATGGAGTTGAGATATCCTATTCTTTGGCGTGGGATGCACGTGAATATGCAATCAACGCAGTTAAAGGTATTCCGGAGAAAGGTTATGAAAAAATTCCTAAATACTTGCATATGATGAAGGAAGCTAATCCAGGGTCACACACATTTTATGAAAGGGATACAAAAGGGAGATTCAAATACCTCTTCATCTCGTTTGGTCAGAGT AGCAAATACAAAGGAGTATTACTAGTTGCTACAGCATTAGATGGAAACTCGAGTTTATATCCTATTGCCTTTGGAGTTGTCGACTCAGAGAATGACCTCGCGTGGAACTGGTTTATGAGACAACTTAATATGGTCATTGCTGACGACCATAGTTTAGCTTTTGTGTCTGATAGGAATTCCTCAATTGCTAAAGCTATTGCGAGAGTGTACCCGCAAGCTCATCATGGAATTTGCATTCACCACTTGCTGAATAATGTTGTAACATATTTCAGCGGGAAAGGTGTGGCTGGTTTGGTTGCTAAGGCTTCTAAAGCTTATCGAGCTGCTGATTTTCGTAAGGTCTTCACTGCTATTTTCGCTATTAGTCCTGAAATTGGACAGTATCTCATAGATGCCGATGTGAGGAAGTGGGCTCGTTGTCAGTTTCCGGGTTACAGATATGATATTAGGACTACTAACCCTGCGGAGTCGATAAATGCAGCTTTGCGTACGCCTAGAGAGTTTCCAGTGATACCTTTGTTGGACAGCATTAGGGAAATGATGACTCGATGGTTTTTTAAACGTAGAACTTTAAGTTCTAAGCATTCGAAGCCACTAACCATTGCtgtggagaagaagattgaCAGAAGGATTGAGAAGGGTAAGACATTTAAGGTGTTTCCCGTTAGCGATCATAGGTTTTTAGTTCAAGGTGACACTTTCGACTGCTCGGTAGACTTGGTCAGACGCACGTGTTCATGTGGGAAATTCGATCTGATGAAAATCCCATGCAGGCACGCCATAAAAGCAGGCTTCAGTGTTGGAATAAGACCACACACACTCACAGACGACATGTACACTACTGCCTCATGGCGCTCGGCTTATGAAGAAAGCATAAATCCTATTAGCGTCCCTGAAGATGCATGGAAACTCCCATCTCATGTGGAGAAGTCAAAAATGCTTCCTCCAGAGAGTAGACGAGCTGCGGGTAGGAGAAAGAAACGCAGATACGAGACAGCCGAAGATAAGATCCGTTCGTCACAAGGAACTCAACGCTCTACAGTTCGGAAATGCAGTCGATGTGGGATTGAAGGTCACAACAGGAGAACATGTGATTTAGCAATATAA
- the LOC117127728 gene encoding uncharacterized protein At4g04775-like — protein MNHNEGIPSRCWCGKGIVTYVSKTEENPYRRFFRCEIGIQRKNEIHLFKWVDEALLDEIQRMDEHQTRIGEEIEDLRSSMKKTVEEEVMKHKNSIDVGCLGSILTILCLWSKRD, from the exons ATGAATCACAATGAAGGGATCCCTTCCAGATGCTGGTGTGGGAAGGGGATTGTCACATATGTTTCAAAAACAGAAGAGAACCCATATCGACGGTTCTTCAGATGCGAGATTGGGATACAG AGAAAGAACGAAATCCATCTTTTTAAGTGGGTAGACGAGGCTCTGTTAGATGAGATTCAGAGGATGGATGAGCATCAAACGAGAATTGGCGAGGAAATTGAAGATCTGAGAAGTTCCATGAAGAAGACAGTTGAGGAGGAAGTTATGAAACATAAGAATTCGATTGATGTAGGTTGTTTAGGATCCATTCTCACTATTTTATGTCTCTGGTCCAAACGTGATTGA
- the LOC103833955 gene encoding uncharacterized protein LOC103833955 isoform X2 produces the protein MDYQFPKRFIEEGAETKIDKINNTCRRTILGTLKVVLRDEYQEVLKDPVFGPILAIVENKLIYSGKVIHSFICKQLKVSKLHELWFLFAKRPLRFSMQEFYAVTGLKFKEEPDVDFNNWKSDKGFWSTVLKENKKINLLVIRDELLKVCKEWTYVDRVRLVYLCIIHGFVIAKDLRVFIPHEFIRLVMDFEKMRMYPWGLRAYDELLASIFKAREDVHLKNSYVLDGFSYAFQIWIMEAIPDIGSMVGKKIKNNLTKVRCRNWKGSGKVSYQDITSLESNFDKGELFPFISSTGSLDATDNAEFFREDEKNDERVNRIVALISAKQDWKQFTWEVETLPPNMELSDAEEDVEVENVTETPVEEPAVVEEEPAVVTKRGKRKLIDPGVESRKKQLLCQRAAEHNSVVSGDMKTFIEGLFNSSFNSFKELLQKDIQERFDKVDNEMAQLKATVSQITGPSVAVGRDIASEILCPSATLGKEQEKSSQSPGPSGAKGKGKGKASVSVDPPPLRRSPRPVRKEVKTDDDDMFDFLKNLSQSSTYVDKGTQEFLQDAVGNLSQASHVKGFDPSQKIKDDEPAEWVTPLSSFKPPNWKPPTLKDEELLEDRVHDIDHSLVFVPEDGWAKIIEWSSTSNELKIGPSMLTSVLAARVMGPTEWLLNHEIDAMMYLFTERTTLRRWEPTKVAFMSCMFSNQMKTSFDEFQEGQEEIQSI, from the exons ATGGATTACCAGTTTCCAAAACGCTTTATTGAAGAAGGAGCTGAGACCAAGATTGATAAGATTAACAACACCTGTAGGCGCACGATTCTGGGGACGCTGAAGGTGGTTCTCAGGGATGAGTATCAAGAAGTTTTGAAAGACCCTGTCTTCGGTCCGATTCTGGCAATCGTAGAGAACAAGCTTATTTACTCAGGAAAGGTTATTCACAGTTTCATATGCAAGCAGCTCAAGGTTTCCAAGCTTCACGAGTTGTGGTTTCTATTTGCAAAGAGGCCTCTCAGGTTTTCTATGCAAGAGTTTTATGCTGTGACTGGATTGAAGTTCAAAGAAGAACCCGACGTAGACTTCAATAACTGGAAGAGTGATAAGGGGTTCTGGAGCACGGTGCTGAAGGAAAATAAGAAGATCAACTTATTGGTTATAAGGGATGAGCTCCTTAAAGTCTGTAAGGAGTGGACGTATGTGGACAGGGTGCGACTAGTGTATCTGTGTATAATACATGGATTCGTCATTGCGAAGGATTTGAGAGTGTTTATCCCTCACGAGTTCATCCGTTTGGtgatggattttgagaaaatgagGATGTATCCTTGGGGTCTTCGCGCCTATGATGAGCTGCTTGCATCAATATTCAAAGCAAGGGAAGATGTGCATCTGAAGAACAGCTATGTATTGGATGGATTCTCATATGCGTTTCAGATATGGATTATGGAGGCAATCCCAGACATCGGTTCTATGGTGGGTAAAAAGATCAAAAACAACTTGACGAAAGTGAGATGTAGGAATTGGAAAGGAAGTGGAAAAGTATCATATCAAGATATCACCAGCCTAGAGTCCAACTTTGATAAG gGAGAGCTGTTCCCGTTTATATCATCTACTGGGAGCTTGGATGCAACTGATAATGCTGAGTTCTTTAGGGAAGATGAGAAGAATGACGAAAGAGTCAATCGCATTGTTGCTCTGATCAGTGCCAAACAAGACTGGAAGCAATTCACTTGGGAAGTTGAGACTCTGCCTCCAAATATGGAGTTATCTGACGCAGAAGAGGATGTCGAAGTTGAAAATGTCACAGAAACACCTGTGGAGGAACCGGCTGTTGTTGAAGAGGAACCAGCTGTTGTTACAAAAAGGGGGAAGCGTAAGCTAATTGATCCTGGTGTCGAGTCTCGAAAGaaacaacttctttgtcaaagaGCGGCTGAACATAACAGTGTTGTCTCCGGTGATATGAAGACCTTCATTGAAGGTTTGTTCAACTCTTCTTTCAATTCTTTTAAGGAGCTGCTGCAGAAGGACATACAAGAGCGTTTTGACAAGGTCGACAATGAGATGGCTCAACTGAAGGCAACAGTGTCGCAGATTACGGGTCCTTCAGTTGCAGTGGGACGAGACATAGCATCTGAGATTCTCTGTCCTTCTGCAACACTTGGGAAAGAGCAAGAGAAATCATCACAGAGTCCGGGTCCTTCAGGAGCAAAGGGAAAAGGCAAAGGCAAGGCATCTGTGAGTGTTGATCCTCCTCCGCTTCGTCGTAGCCCTCGGCCAGTAAGAAAG GAAGTTAAAACTGATGACGATGAcatgtttgattttttgaaGAATTTGTCACAATCATCGACCTATGTAGATAAGGGGACACAAGAATTTTTACAAGACGCCGTGGGAAACCTTTCTCAAGCATCACATGTTAAAGGCTTTGATCCCTCACAAAAAATCAAGGACGACGAACCAGCAGAATGGGTTACTCCACTGTCTTCATTTAAGCCTCCGAATTGGAAACCACCTACTCTAAAAGATGAGGAATTACTTGAGGACCGGGTGCATGACATTGATCACTCACTAGTGTTTGTCCCTGAGGATGGATGGGCCAAAATAATTGAGTGGTCCTCAACTTCCAA TGAACTGAAAATTGGACCTTCTATGTTAACAAGTGTGTTAGCAGCACGCGTCATGGGACCTACAGAGTGGCTTTTGAATCAC GAAATTGATGCTATGATGTACTTATTCACTGAGAGGACTACTTTGCGACGATGGGAACCAACAAAAGTAGCATTCATGAGCTGCATGTTCAGTAATCAAATGAAGACCTCTTTCGATGAGTTTCAGGAAGGACAAGAAGAAATTCAAAGTATCTGA
- the LOC103833955 gene encoding uncharacterized protein LOC103833955 isoform X1, with translation MFLISCFIGMDYQFPKRFIEEGAETKIDKINNTCRRTILGTLKVVLRDEYQEVLKDPVFGPILAIVENKLIYSGKVIHSFICKQLKVSKLHELWFLFAKRPLRFSMQEFYAVTGLKFKEEPDVDFNNWKSDKGFWSTVLKENKKINLLVIRDELLKVCKEWTYVDRVRLVYLCIIHGFVIAKDLRVFIPHEFIRLVMDFEKMRMYPWGLRAYDELLASIFKAREDVHLKNSYVLDGFSYAFQIWIMEAIPDIGSMVGKKIKNNLTKVRCRNWKGSGKVSYQDITSLESNFDKGELFPFISSTGSLDATDNAEFFREDEKNDERVNRIVALISAKQDWKQFTWEVETLPPNMELSDAEEDVEVENVTETPVEEPAVVEEEPAVVTKRGKRKLIDPGVESRKKQLLCQRAAEHNSVVSGDMKTFIEGLFNSSFNSFKELLQKDIQERFDKVDNEMAQLKATVSQITGPSVAVGRDIASEILCPSATLGKEQEKSSQSPGPSGAKGKGKGKASVSVDPPPLRRSPRPVRKEVKTDDDDMFDFLKNLSQSSTYVDKGTQEFLQDAVGNLSQASHVKGFDPSQKIKDDEPAEWVTPLSSFKPPNWKPPTLKDEELLEDRVHDIDHSLVFVPEDGWAKIIEWSSTSNELKIGPSMLTSVLAARVMGPTEWLLNHEIDAMMYLFTERTTLRRWEPTKVAFMSCMFSNQMKTSFDEFQEGQEEIQSI, from the exons ATGTTTTTGATTTCATGTTTTATAGGAATGGATTACCAGTTTCCAAAACGCTTTATTGAAGAAGGAGCTGAGACCAAGATTGATAAGATTAACAACACCTGTAGGCGCACGATTCTGGGGACGCTGAAGGTGGTTCTCAGGGATGAGTATCAAGAAGTTTTGAAAGACCCTGTCTTCGGTCCGATTCTGGCAATCGTAGAGAACAAGCTTATTTACTCAGGAAAGGTTATTCACAGTTTCATATGCAAGCAGCTCAAGGTTTCCAAGCTTCACGAGTTGTGGTTTCTATTTGCAAAGAGGCCTCTCAGGTTTTCTATGCAAGAGTTTTATGCTGTGACTGGATTGAAGTTCAAAGAAGAACCCGACGTAGACTTCAATAACTGGAAGAGTGATAAGGGGTTCTGGAGCACGGTGCTGAAGGAAAATAAGAAGATCAACTTATTGGTTATAAGGGATGAGCTCCTTAAAGTCTGTAAGGAGTGGACGTATGTGGACAGGGTGCGACTAGTGTATCTGTGTATAATACATGGATTCGTCATTGCGAAGGATTTGAGAGTGTTTATCCCTCACGAGTTCATCCGTTTGGtgatggattttgagaaaatgagGATGTATCCTTGGGGTCTTCGCGCCTATGATGAGCTGCTTGCATCAATATTCAAAGCAAGGGAAGATGTGCATCTGAAGAACAGCTATGTATTGGATGGATTCTCATATGCGTTTCAGATATGGATTATGGAGGCAATCCCAGACATCGGTTCTATGGTGGGTAAAAAGATCAAAAACAACTTGACGAAAGTGAGATGTAGGAATTGGAAAGGAAGTGGAAAAGTATCATATCAAGATATCACCAGCCTAGAGTCCAACTTTGATAAG gGAGAGCTGTTCCCGTTTATATCATCTACTGGGAGCTTGGATGCAACTGATAATGCTGAGTTCTTTAGGGAAGATGAGAAGAATGACGAAAGAGTCAATCGCATTGTTGCTCTGATCAGTGCCAAACAAGACTGGAAGCAATTCACTTGGGAAGTTGAGACTCTGCCTCCAAATATGGAGTTATCTGACGCAGAAGAGGATGTCGAAGTTGAAAATGTCACAGAAACACCTGTGGAGGAACCGGCTGTTGTTGAAGAGGAACCAGCTGTTGTTACAAAAAGGGGGAAGCGTAAGCTAATTGATCCTGGTGTCGAGTCTCGAAAGaaacaacttctttgtcaaagaGCGGCTGAACATAACAGTGTTGTCTCCGGTGATATGAAGACCTTCATTGAAGGTTTGTTCAACTCTTCTTTCAATTCTTTTAAGGAGCTGCTGCAGAAGGACATACAAGAGCGTTTTGACAAGGTCGACAATGAGATGGCTCAACTGAAGGCAACAGTGTCGCAGATTACGGGTCCTTCAGTTGCAGTGGGACGAGACATAGCATCTGAGATTCTCTGTCCTTCTGCAACACTTGGGAAAGAGCAAGAGAAATCATCACAGAGTCCGGGTCCTTCAGGAGCAAAGGGAAAAGGCAAAGGCAAGGCATCTGTGAGTGTTGATCCTCCTCCGCTTCGTCGTAGCCCTCGGCCAGTAAGAAAG GAAGTTAAAACTGATGACGATGAcatgtttgattttttgaaGAATTTGTCACAATCATCGACCTATGTAGATAAGGGGACACAAGAATTTTTACAAGACGCCGTGGGAAACCTTTCTCAAGCATCACATGTTAAAGGCTTTGATCCCTCACAAAAAATCAAGGACGACGAACCAGCAGAATGGGTTACTCCACTGTCTTCATTTAAGCCTCCGAATTGGAAACCACCTACTCTAAAAGATGAGGAATTACTTGAGGACCGGGTGCATGACATTGATCACTCACTAGTGTTTGTCCCTGAGGATGGATGGGCCAAAATAATTGAGTGGTCCTCAACTTCCAA TGAACTGAAAATTGGACCTTCTATGTTAACAAGTGTGTTAGCAGCACGCGTCATGGGACCTACAGAGTGGCTTTTGAATCAC GAAATTGATGCTATGATGTACTTATTCACTGAGAGGACTACTTTGCGACGATGGGAACCAACAAAAGTAGCATTCATGAGCTGCATGTTCAGTAATCAAATGAAGACCTCTTTCGATGAGTTTCAGGAAGGACAAGAAGAAATTCAAAGTATCTGA